One part of the Fusobacterium pseudoperiodonticum genome encodes these proteins:
- a CDS encoding NAD(P)H-dependent oxidoreductase, with the protein MKKTLIILAHPDLTRSMANKKLKEEAEKNTDIIVHDIYKEYPNGKIDLEKELNLVKETGTLVLQFPMQWFNCPSLLKEWIDTVFMAAHFTESDKKILANKKIGLAVTTGAPKEVYEGKLEGILAPFVLSIDYLNAKNIPIFSVHGVMPGKISETEIEENAKKYVEYLKNNIE; encoded by the coding sequence ATGAAAAAAACTTTAATAATATTAGCTCACCCTGATCTTACAAGATCTATGGCTAATAAAAAATTAAAAGAAGAAGCAGAAAAAAATACAGATATCATAGTACATGATATTTATAAAGAGTATCCTAATGGAAAAATTGATTTAGAAAAAGAGTTAAATTTAGTAAAGGAAACAGGAACTCTAGTTTTACAATTTCCTATGCAATGGTTTAACTGTCCTTCTCTTTTAAAAGAATGGATAGATACAGTTTTTATGGCTGCACACTTTACTGAAAGTGACAAAAAAATCTTAGCTAACAAAAAAATAGGATTAGCTGTTACTACAGGAGCACCAAAAGAAGTATATGAAGGTAAACTTGAAGGAATTTTAGCTCCTTTTGTATTAAGTATAGACTATTTAAATGCTAAAAATATTCCTATATTTTCAGTTCATGGAGTAATGCCTGGTAAAATATCAGAAACTGAAATTGAAGAAAACGCTAAAAAATATGTTGAATATTTAAAAAATAATATAGAATAA